Below is a genomic region from Streptomyces puniciscabiei.
CATAGTTCTAACCTCAAGATCCCCTTGGGGTAAAGCTTGAGTCAATGCACGAGGTGGTGGCCGTGAGGCAGTACGAGCTCGAGGGCGGCGCCCGCAGGGCCGTCTTCAGCCCGGTGGACAACCGGGCCCGCGTGGACGCGGTCGTCCGCCGCATCGGCGACGCCATCGAGCTGGGTCTCCTGGCCGAAGGGGAGCAGCTGCCCGGCGAGACCGAGCTCGCCGGACAGCTCGGTGTCTCCACGGTGACCTTGCGGGAGGCGCTCATGGCCCTGCGGCAACAGGGCCTGGTCACCACCCGCCGGGGCCGCGGCGGCGGCAGCTTCGTCTCCCTCCCCGACGTCCCCGCCGACGACCGGCTCAAGGCCCGGCTGCGCGGCTGGAGCACCGAGGAACTGCGCGACCTCGGCGACCACTGGGCTGCCCTGTCCGGCGCCGCCGCCCGGCTCGCCGCCCAGCGCACGGAGCCCGAGGATCTGCACCAACTCCGCCGGACCGCCGAGGAGTTGCCCCGGGCCGAGGACGCGGCGGCACGCAGCAGACTGTACGGCCGCTTCCATGTCGAACTCGCGGCGGCCGCCCAGTCCGCCCGCCTCACCCGCGAACAGGTCGCCCTGCAGGGCGAGATCGGCGCTCTGCTGTGCCTGGTCCTGGCCGACGACGCGTGTCGTGAAGAAGTTGCGTACCGTCATCGCGCCGTGATCTCCGCCGTGCAGGATGGGGCCCACGAAACGGCCGGCACGCTGGCCGAGCGGTGCGTCAGGGAGTCGACGGCGCGGCTCGTCGCCGTACGCCTCACCCTCTGACCGCACCGCGTCAGGTTCCCGTCCGCTGGAGGACACCATGGGCCGGAGCCCCGGGCTCGCCACCCTCGAGGTGGAAGCGGAGGCGTGGGTGGCCGCACAGGTCGGCGGCGCGCTGGAGGCCGTCTTCGAGACGGTCGCCGCCACGCGCGCGGAAACCGAGGCCCTGCTCGGCCGGGTGGTCGCCGAGGGCCGTCGCCCCGCCAGCGCCGACCTCGCCGCCCTGCGCCCCGGACTGCATGTGCACCTGACCCGCGAGGAACTCGTCTCCGGCGTCGGCTTCGTCGCGGCCCCCGGTCTGCTGACCGACGTTCCCGCCTGGCTGGAGTGGTGGCAGTCCGGCGCCGACGGCGACGTACGCCCGCTCCTCCTCGACCTCGACCCCGGCCAGTCGGCGTACTCCGACTACACGCACTGGGACTGGTTCGCGCTGCCCCGCGACACCGGGCGACGGGCGGTGGCCGGACCGTACGTCGACTACCTCTGCTCCGACGAGTACAGCCTCACCCTCTCCGAACCCGTCCGGATCGAGGGCCGCTTCGCCGGGGTGGCCGCCGCCGACGTCTATCTGCGCCACTTCGAGACGGCCGTCCTCCCCCTGCTGCGGCGCCTGCCCCGCCCCGCCCGTCTGGTGAACGCCCGGGGCCGGGTCGCCGCCTCCGCCGACCCCGCCCACCTGGCCGGCTCCCTCACCAAGGGCCCGGACTTCGGCGAACTGCTCAGCGCGGCGCGGCCCGGCGCGTACGACGGCATGCGCCTGGTGCCGTGCCGGGGCGTGCCCCTGGTGCTGGTGCTCGCCTGAACCCGAGGAGGCGGTGCGGCTCAGCCCTGGGTGTCCTTCCGGTACGGCACCCGGGCCAGTTCGTGGACTTCGCCGACCGTGCCCCACTCGTTCCCGCCCAGCCTGGACAGCGGCCGCAGCCGCCCGATGTCGGGCCGGCCGTCCACCAGTACGTCCTCGTGGACGGCGGCGTGCACGACCCGGCCGAACACCACCGTCGAATCGCCGAGGCGCAGCGTCGAGTGCAGCGTGCATTCGAGCGCGACCGGAGACGCGGCCACCCGCGGCGGCCGCACGCGCAGCGACGGCTCCCGCTCGATGCCCACGGCGTCGAACTCCCCACGGTCAGGCGGAAAGTCGGTCGCGGTCGCGTTGATCTGGGCGAACAGCGGCTCGGGGGCGAAGTTGACGACGAACTCGCCGGTGTCCTCGACATTGCGCAGCGAGTCCTTGCGGCCCACCGAGGTGAACTGCACGACCGGCGGATCCGTGCAGGCCACGGTGAAGAACGAGTGCGGGGCCAGGTTCGCCGCCCCGCCGTCGGGTGCGAGGGTCGAGACCCAGGCGATCGGCCGGGGTACGACCACGGCGGTGAGCAGACGGTAGAACGCCCTGGCCGGCATGGACGCGGGTGAGTAGTCGATGCGCATGACAGCACGCTAGGCGGTACCGCCGAGGGCCGCGCCACCCGCCCCACCCGTTGATCATCGACGGTCCGTCGCCCTACGCTGCGGGCACAGCCGTACCGGGAGCCGATAACCATCAGCCAGTACCTGACCCCTCGTGCACGCGCCGCGCTCGCCGTCGGCCGGGGGCTCGGCACCGTGCCGGCGCCGGGGCTCGTCCTCGGCGGCATCCTCGGCCTGCAGGGCGGGGCCGCGCTGACGACCCGTCTCTACCCCGCCGTGGGACCGGCCGGCGTGGTGACCCTGCGGCTGGCCCTTGCCGCGGTCGCCCTCACCACGCTGTGGCGGCCCCGGATCCGCGGCGGCCGGGCCGGCCTCGGCACCGCGGCCGCCGCCGGAACCCTGCTCGCCGCGCACCACCTCGCCTACTACGAGGCGGTCGCCCGGCTGCCCCTGGGCGCCGCCACCACCCTGGAGTTCCTCGGCCCCTTCGCCATCGCCCTGTGCGGCTCCCGCCGCGCCCCCGACCTGCTGTGGGCGGGCCTCGCCGCCACCGGCGTCCTCCTGCTGAGCCGCGCCGGTACCACCCTGGACGCGACCGGCATCACCTGCGCCACCGTCGCCGGATGCTGCTGGGCCGGATACATCCTGGTCGGCAAGCGGCTGGCCGGAAGCGCCCCCGACGGCCGCGGCCTCGCGCTGGCCGTGACCTGGGGAGCGCTGCTCAGCCTTCCGTACGGCATCGCGCAGGCGGGCAGCCGCCTCCTGGACCCGAGCACCCTCGCCGTGGCCGCCGCGGTCGCCGTGCTCTCCAGCGTCCTGCCCTACACCCTCCAGCTGGAGGCGCTGCGCCGCCTGACTCCGCGCGTCTTCGGGGTACTGACCAGCCTGGAACCGGCGATCGGCGCGCTGATCGGGCTGCTGTTCCTGGGACAGCACCTCGCGGTGGCCCAGTGGGCGGGGGTCGCGGCAGTGGCGCTGGCTTCGGTGGGGGCGACGCGTACGGAGGAGTCGCCGGGCGGGGTGGGCGGGGCGCCGGCCGTCGATGGTCCCACCCGGGCCGCTGGGGACTGAGGGGCGAGGCTCCCGTGCGGACCGGGAAGGCCGCGCGGCCACTCCGCGTGCGTACCGTGCTGCGCACGAGCGCGTCGCGCGGCGGTGTTGGCCGCGGTCTGCCTGCCAAGTTCCGGGGTGGATCGGCCTCGACGGGCCGCGGGGTGGTGCCGTTGGCCCTGACAACCCACAGGCCACTGCCCACGGACGGGGGGTGCGTGCCGCCCGCCCGGTCACCTCGTCGCCGCCGCCGTCACCTGGCGCTGCGCGCCCTGCCGCTCAGCCACACCACCGTGCTCGCCCCGGCGGCCAGTACGGTCTTCGCCCGCTGAACCGGCTCGGCCGGCGCCGCGCACGGGGCGGCGCCGGGCCGGGGCGACCGGAGCGGGCCGGCGCCGGTCAGGCCGCGAGGCGCTCCGCGAGTTGCTTGGCCTTCGTGGCGGCCTCCTCCAGGGCGCGCTCGCGGGAGGCCTCGTACAGCGGGATCAGCTCGGCCATCGCCGGGTTCTGCGGGGCCAGCGTGAGCTCCGGGACGATGAAATCGACGTCCAGGCCGAGGGCGTCGGCGAGCACGGCCCTGAGGTAGTTCTGCACGTACTCGTATCCCTCGCGCGGGGTGCCCGGCCCGTACGCGCCGCCCCGGCTGGCGACGACCGTCACCGGGGTGCCCTTCGCGGACTGGGTCTCGCCGGCCGTGCGGCCGATGAGGATCACGTTGTCCAGCCAGGCCTTGAGGGTCGAGGGAATCGAGAAGTTGTACATCGGGGCGCCGATCAGCACCGCGTCGGCCTGCTCCAGCTCCTCGATCAGCCGGACCCGCTCGGCGAAGGCGGCGGCCTGCTCCCGCGTGTGCGAGGACGGGTCGGCGAAGCCGGCGGTGTGCGCGGCGGCGGTGATGTGCGGGACGGGCTGCGCCGCGAGGTCGCGGTGGACGACCGTGCCGTCGGGGTGCTGCTCCTGCCAGTGCGCGCGGAACGCCTCCGTCACGGCGCGCGAGGCCGAGGCCTCGGACGGGAACACGGACGAGTCGATGTGCAGCAAGGTGGCCATGATGACTCCAGAAGGAAGGCAAAAGGGACATGGGTGTCCCTGAAACTCAGCGCTGGCTGAGTTTTCGTACAGAACTATGTTTAACATAGGGGCTTATTTTTGTTAGTCCCCTACCTCGGGGCAGTATCCTGATCGCATGGCAGCGGACGTGACCCATGACAGCGCGGCGTGCAAGCGGGTGGACGACGGCATCACGCGTGTCTTCCAGCTGCTCGGAAAGCGCTGGAGCGGCCCGATCGTGGCGGTGCTGGTGGAACAGCCCGCACACTTCGCGGACCTGCGCCGGGCCGTCCCCGGCATCAGCGAGCGCATGCTGTCCGACCGGCTCGCGGAACTCGGCGCGGCCGGACTGGTGCTCCGCGAGGTCGACGAGGGTCCGCCGCTGCGCGTGTCCTATCGGCTGACCGAGGCGGGGGCCGCCCTGGAGCCGGCGCTCCGGGAGCTGGCCGAATGGGCCAAGGCCCATCTGCCGGACGCGCCGCCGTGCCCCGGTGCGGAGCGCGAGCGGGCGGCCGGATCGCCGGCGTAGACCCGGCCCATGGACATCACCGTGCAGTGGGTGCGGACCTTCTGGACCAAGCGGTCACGCGGCGGTACCGCCGCTGCCCGGCGGAACGGGGTGCCCGTGGGATTCCCGTTGCCCGAGGTGCCGTTGGACCGCGCGCACCTCGTGCGAGTGACCGAGCGGAAGGACTTCACGCCGGAGGAGAGCCGGATGGACCTCAATGGCATCCCCATGAGCCTGCGGGAACGCGACGGCACCCTCCGGGTGTTCGCCCACTGCGGGCCGCTGTCCGGTCTGCCGCCCCGGCCCCGCCGGCCTCCGGCGGTGCGGCTGCGGCCGGGCCAGTGGGTCCGCTGGCAGCTCAACCACCGCTACAGCAGCGCTGCCGGGACGGCCGACTGGTCGTACTGGCTCGACACCTTCAACGTCGCCTACGGCCCGGTCGGTCATGAGGTGTTCCTCGGGGAACCGACCGTGCTCGTCGACGAGTGCGGGCCGGTGCGCTAGCCCGCCGGCGACCGCGAGAGGGTCAGGGCCCCGGTCCATCACGCGACACCGGAGGGTGACACCTCTCGGCAGACCGGTCCGGGCACCTGTGCGGCGCCGGACGGCTCGGTGCTCACCGTACGGACCGTGCACGACCGGGATCACGCGCTGCTCGCCGCGGACAGCTCGGTGGGGCACAGCAAGCAGCGCCGCCTGAACGCCCTGCCCGCCGCGCGCACGGAAGCCCCGAGCCCCGAACTGGACGCCGTCGGCCAGAAGTTCATCGCGCGAGGACGCGGCGCACACCGCCGAACTGGCCGAACGCGACCGGGCGTTGAACACCGTGCTCGCGCCGAGCCGTACCGAGCGGCTCAAGGGGCCCGTCATTGACTGGCGAGTCACGGCTGCGGTTCCGACAGCCTCGGTGTCCCGATCGCCGAGCGGCTGACCGACACGCCGCACACCGCGTACGCGAAACGCCCGCAACGACCCGGCCGACCCCACCCGGAGCGCACCCTGCTCGGCGGGCGCTGCCGATCCGGCCTCAGTCCACCGGCCAGGTGTGGGCGGGGGCGTTGAGGTGCATGTAGTCGATGTACAGCTGGGTCATCTGCCGCAGGGCCTCATGGCGGCCGGCGCGCGTGGTGGCGTCGAGGTGGTGGAACATCTCCTTCTGCCACACGGCGCCGTTGCGTGCCGTCACACAACGCTGCTCGATGATGCCGAGCAACGGCTCGCGCCACGCGTCGTCCATGCCGGAGTGCTCGAGGCCACGGTGCGCGAGCGGCAGCAGCCGGCGCAGGACCAGTTCCGGCACCGGCACCTCGCCCATCCCGGGCCAGTACAGCAGGGCGTCGATGCCGCGCCGGGCGGCGGTGTGCAGATTGTCCTCGGCGGCCGCGAACGACATCCGTGACCACACCGGCCGGTCCTCCTCCACCAGGGCCCGGGTGAGGCCGTAGTAGAAGGCGCCGTTGGCGAGGGTGTCGGCGACGGTCGGTCCGGCGGGCAGCACACGGTTCTCCACCCGGATGTGCGGGACGTCGTGGGAGACGGCGTACACCGGGCGGTTCCAGCGGTAGATCGTGCCGTTGTGCAGGGTCAGTTCGCCGAGTTCCGGGATGTCACCGCGGTCCAGGGTCTCCGCCGGGTCCTGCTCCTCGCACAGCGGGAGGAGTGCGGGGAAGTAGCGCAGGTTCTCCTCGAAGAGGTCGAAGACGCTGTTGATCCACCGTTCCCCGAACCACACCCGGGGCCGTACGCCCTGCACCTTGATCTCCTCCGGGCGGGTGTCCGTGGCCTGTTCGAACAGTGGGATACGGGTCTCGTGCCACAGCTCCTTGCCGAACAGGAACGGCGAGTTCGCCGCCAGTGCGACCTGGACCCCGGCGATGGACTGCGCCGCGTTCCAGTAGGGTGCGAACTCCTCGGGGGAGACCTGGAGATGGAACTGCGTGCTCGTGCACGCCGCCTCCGGGGTGATGGTGTCCGCGTAGGTGCGCAGCCGGTCCACACCGTCCACCTCGATGCGCAGGTCCTCGCCGCGGGCGGCGAAGATCTGGTCGTTGAGCAGCTGGTAGCGCGGGTTCTCCGACAGGGTCTCCTCGCCGATGTCCTCCTGGCGCAGGGTGGGCAGGATTCCGATCATGATCAGCCGCGTGCCGGTCGACCTGGCCCGCTCGTCCGCGTGGTTCAGCGCTGCGCGGATCTCCGACTCCCACGCGTCGGGACCGCCCGCCGTCAGCCGCCGGGGCGGGACGTTGATCTCCAGGTTGAAGCGGCCCAGCTCGGTGGACCAGGCGGGGTCGGAGATCGCCTTCAGCACATCGGTGTTGCGCATCGCCGGCTCGGCGTCGTCGCCGACCAGGTTCAGCTCGATCTCCAGACCGACCTGCGGCCGCTCGGACTCGAACCGCGACTCGCGAAGCATCTGCGCCAGCGCGTCCAGGCACGCGTGCATCTTGATCCGGTACCGGCGGCGGTCCTCGCGGGTGAAGACGAGCGCCGGGACGTCACGTCCCATCGGCCCTCCAGGATGCCCCTCGTCGCAGCCCTCCCCACCAGCGTCGCACCAACGCACGAGCCACACCAGGCGCGGCCGGCAGCCCTGGCCGGCGCCACCCGGGGTGAGCCGCGCTCAGGGCCCCGGCCGGTGCGTCCGTACCGGGGTGTGCACAGCGCGTGGTGGCGCCGTCCGGCCGGAGTGCCGCACCGCACGGGCAGGGGGCGGTGGCCCCGGGCAGGCGCAGGTTGCGAAGATGGGCCCATGACCACCTCGCCCGGCGCTCGCCGGCCCACGATCGCCGACGTCGCCGCGGCGGCGTCGGTGTCGCGGACCACGGTGTCCCACGCCCTCAACGGCATCGGCAAGGTCGACCCGCGCACCCGCGAACGCATCAAGAAGATCGCCGCCGAACTGGGGTACCGGCCCAACCTGCGCGCCCAGCGGTTGCGCCGGGGCCAGGCGAAGGCCATCGCGCTGGCGTCCTCGATGCCGTTCGCGGTGGCCGGCGGTCCCTCGCGGCTCGGCTTCTACATGGAGGTGGCCGCCGCCGCGGCCGAGCGGGCCCTCGTCCACGGCTACGCCCTCGTGCTGATCCCCCCGGTGCAGTCGGGATCCGCGCTCTACTCCGTCGACATCGACGGCGCCATCGTGGTCGAACCCGAGGCGGACGACGCCGCCGTGGCCCAACTGCGCGAGCGCGGCCTGCCGTACGTCGCGCTGGGCCGGCCCACCGCACCGGACGACGACGCTCCCTACGTGGACCTGCACGGCGGCAGGGTGGTCGAACTGCTCCTGGACCACCTGCGCGACCAGGGCGCCCGCAGCCCGGCGCTCATCGTCGGCGCGGGCACCCGGCACTCGGCGGTCGACGCCCGCGCCGCCTACGAACGGATCGCCGCCGCCCACGGCCGGCCGCCCATCGTCGCCACCGCCCCGGAGGACGGCGGCGAGCAGGCGGGGTACGACCGGTGTGCCGCGCTGCTCGCGGAGCACCCCGGCATCGACGCGCTGTGCGTGCTCGTCGACGCCTTCGCGGTCGGCGCCGTACGGGCGCTGCGGGACGCGGGCCGCCGTGTCCCCGAGGACGTCATGGTCGTCACCCGGTACGACGGGCTGCGCGCCCGCACCTGCGAACCCCCGCTCACCGCGGTCGACTTGGGCCTGGACCGGGCCGCCGCGGACGCGGTGGAGCTGCTCCTCGCCCGGCTGGGCGCGCGCCCGGAAACAGGCGGGGCGGCCGGGTCGGCGGACACCGGGCCGGCGGACACCGGGCGCGAGGTACCGGCCG
It encodes:
- a CDS encoding FadR/GntR family transcriptional regulator codes for the protein MHEVVAVRQYELEGGARRAVFSPVDNRARVDAVVRRIGDAIELGLLAEGEQLPGETELAGQLGVSTVTLREALMALRQQGLVTTRRGRGGGSFVSLPDVPADDRLKARLRGWSTEELRDLGDHWAALSGAAARLAAQRTEPEDLHQLRRTAEELPRAEDAAARSRLYGRFHVELAAAAQSARLTREQVALQGEIGALLCLVLADDACREEVAYRHRAVISAVQDGAHETAGTLAERCVRESTARLVAVRLTL
- a CDS encoding cache domain-containing protein gives rise to the protein MGRSPGLATLEVEAEAWVAAQVGGALEAVFETVAATRAETEALLGRVVAEGRRPASADLAALRPGLHVHLTREELVSGVGFVAAPGLLTDVPAWLEWWQSGADGDVRPLLLDLDPGQSAYSDYTHWDWFALPRDTGRRAVAGPYVDYLCSDEYSLTLSEPVRIEGRFAGVAAADVYLRHFETAVLPLLRRLPRPARLVNARGRVAASADPAHLAGSLTKGPDFGELLSAARPGAYDGMRLVPCRGVPLVLVLA
- a CDS encoding flavin reductase family protein, encoding MRIDYSPASMPARAFYRLLTAVVVPRPIAWVSTLAPDGGAANLAPHSFFTVACTDPPVVQFTSVGRKDSLRNVEDTGEFVVNFAPEPLFAQINATATDFPPDRGEFDAVGIEREPSLRVRPPRVAASPVALECTLHSTLRLGDSTVVFGRVVHAAVHEDVLVDGRPDIGRLRPLSRLGGNEWGTVGEVHELARVPYRKDTQG
- a CDS encoding EamA family transporter produces the protein MPAPGLVLGGILGLQGGAALTTRLYPAVGPAGVVTLRLALAAVALTTLWRPRIRGGRAGLGTAAAAGTLLAAHHLAYYEAVARLPLGAATTLEFLGPFAIALCGSRRAPDLLWAGLAATGVLLLSRAGTTLDATGITCATVAGCCWAGYILVGKRLAGSAPDGRGLALAVTWGALLSLPYGIAQAGSRLLDPSTLAVAAAVAVLSSVLPYTLQLEALRRLTPRVFGVLTSLEPAIGALIGLLFLGQHLAVAQWAGVAAVALASVGATRTEESPGGVGGAPAVDGPTRAAGD
- a CDS encoding FMN-dependent NADH-azoreductase; this encodes MATLLHIDSSVFPSEASASRAVTEAFRAHWQEQHPDGTVVHRDLAAQPVPHITAAAHTAGFADPSSHTREQAAAFAERVRLIEELEQADAVLIGAPMYNFSIPSTLKAWLDNVILIGRTAGETQSAKGTPVTVVASRGGAYGPGTPREGYEYVQNYLRAVLADALGLDVDFIVPELTLAPQNPAMAELIPLYEASRERALEEAATKAKQLAERLAA
- a CDS encoding winged helix-turn-helix transcriptional regulator, producing the protein MAADVTHDSAACKRVDDGITRVFQLLGKRWSGPIVAVLVEQPAHFADLRRAVPGISERMLSDRLAELGAAGLVLREVDEGPPLRVSYRLTEAGAALEPALRELAEWAKAHLPDAPPCPGAERERAAGSPA
- a CDS encoding glutamate-cysteine ligase family protein; the protein is MGRDVPALVFTREDRRRYRIKMHACLDALAQMLRESRFESERPQVGLEIELNLVGDDAEPAMRNTDVLKAISDPAWSTELGRFNLEINVPPRRLTAGGPDAWESEIRAALNHADERARSTGTRLIMIGILPTLRQEDIGEETLSENPRYQLLNDQIFAARGEDLRIEVDGVDRLRTYADTITPEAACTSTQFHLQVSPEEFAPYWNAAQSIAGVQVALAANSPFLFGKELWHETRIPLFEQATDTRPEEIKVQGVRPRVWFGERWINSVFDLFEENLRYFPALLPLCEEQDPAETLDRGDIPELGELTLHNGTIYRWNRPVYAVSHDVPHIRVENRVLPAGPTVADTLANGAFYYGLTRALVEEDRPVWSRMSFAAAEDNLHTAARRGIDALLYWPGMGEVPVPELVLRRLLPLAHRGLEHSGMDDAWREPLLGIIEQRCVTARNGAVWQKEMFHHLDATTRAGRHEALRQMTQLYIDYMHLNAPAHTWPVD
- a CDS encoding substrate-binding domain-containing protein, with the translated sequence MTTSPGARRPTIADVAAAASVSRTTVSHALNGIGKVDPRTRERIKKIAAELGYRPNLRAQRLRRGQAKAIALASSMPFAVAGGPSRLGFYMEVAAAAAERALVHGYALVLIPPVQSGSALYSVDIDGAIVVEPEADDAAVAQLRERGLPYVALGRPTAPDDDAPYVDLHGGRVVELLLDHLRDQGARSPALIVGAGTRHSAVDARAAYERIAAAHGRPPIVATAPEDGGEQAGYDRCAALLAEHPGIDALCVLVDAFAVGAVRALRDAGRRVPEDVMVVTRYDGLRARTCEPPLTAVDLGLDRAAADAVELLLARLGARPETGGAAGSADTGPADTGREVPAAAPRLVPRASSLRRAPGPGDGAPAT